ACAACTACTTCCGCAGCGGAGAGGGCTTCCTGCTCGTCTTCTCCATCACAGAGCACGAGTCCTTCACCGCCACCTCCGAGTTCAGGTCTGACCCGCGCCGAGTCAATCCACAGAAAATTAATCAGTCAACCGTTTCAGTCTTTTATCAATTAAAACTGCCAAACACTGTCCGAGCTTCACTAACATGTTCAGActatcttccttttctctgttcatatctttctttttctgctggCCAGATTAAGAAAGACTGACTCATGACTCCTCATCAAACTTTGGCTTCATTTTTGACACTTTCCTCACTAAATGATTGAAAAATAACCAGTAGATTAAGTGGCAATGAGAGTAATCTGAAGTTGGAGCCCCATACACCATTAAACTTAAAGAATATTATATTACGATTTCCAAACAATTAGACTCCACCCAGCATTTCAGTATGAACTAAGGATTTTGATCTCATCTCCAATGACCGAGTCACTGGTGTTAATCAACAGCTCTTATTAACCCCCAGACACGATGTTTAGGTCATTTTGTGCCACCAGATAGCAAAAAGATCACGTATCAGCTGTTAAGATTAGAAGCCACcttattgtgttgttgtttgatCATGAACCAAAGGGAAACGtgccgtgtgtttgtgtcagggAGCAGATCCTGcgggtgaaggaggaggacggCATCCCTCTGCTGCTGGTGGGAAACAAGTCGGACCTGGAGAACCGCAGGCAGGTTTCTGCCGACGAGGCCACGGCCAGAGCCGGGGAGTGGGGGGTGCAGTATGTGGAGACCTCAGCCAAGACACGAGCCAACGTCGACAAGGTACAGCATCCACGTTATGTTCTGTGTGAAAGGCTTTTACACTGAAGGAAAGTGACTGAAGTCACTGAGTCAGTGAGGACGGCTGGGGATGGACTCTGTGGCTTGTTTGCTCACAAAGCCATGATTTACTTGCACAGTCATGCAGCTGCATCATGACGGTGCCCACAGTCATTTTAAAGACTGTTTGTTGCACCTGTAATGTGCTGCTGACGTCCTGTGAtgccttaaaggaatattccaaagttttgggcaaaatactctttttccaacttactctgacaagatgttggatgccattttcacctctgggtgtccagtggtttggttcctgttggtggcatttcctgttagcCTAGCATAAAGATttgaagtctgtgggagtcattagcctagctccatcaacttgagggaaaaaaaaaaaattccagcagctccaaagctgtcttatttacacaatctCTCTTGTATTTGAAATTCAGGAATGTTCTCCTGAAATGACTTTCATGCTTAAAACGAAATTCCAGGGTTTGTATTTTGCAGAGCGGTCACAAATTGCCTTTTGAGAGCCAGTTTTacacgggacacacacacacacacacacacacacacacacacacacacatgagatgCAGAGAGTCTGTGTACCTGTTTGATCTGTCACCATGTCAGGTGTAATGTTGGATGAAAGCGGCAcataaaatgttgaaaacagGTTTCCCACAAAGGCAAAAAGGGAAGTATAAAAATGAGTAGGAAGGAGTCCTTAATGTGTAAAAGATTTTcattgcagctgtgtgtgtgtgtgtgtgtaagcctttgtgtgttatttgtgcTAGCCTGTAAATGCCTGGCATTGCTGTAAAACTTTGAAATGTCTCTTGAATGTAGTGTTTTGATATCACATGTCCatgaaaacactaaaaaatgagcaaaatgccCTTATATTTAGGTTTTCAATGTGGTTTAACAGTAGCACTAACCTCATGAGGCACATACAAGTTAAATTCTCAAAGTATTAATTGGCataacaaagtggtgtgccctccgCTTTGAAACAACATAGTCTGCTTTTAAAGAGAGGTAGCTCACAGTGGCACCCTTAACGCTTTATGTCTTATGAAGTATACTTAGGTTTTACAAgcattaccaaaaaaaaagttttccagtCTTCTCTCCACCAGTTACCGTCTGCTGatagctctctctccctcctctgtctcccaggTTTTCTTCGACCTCATGCGGGAAGTCCGCAAGAAGAAAATGTCAGAGAGCAAAGACAAAAATGGACCAAgcgggaagaagaagaaacagcgGTGCTGTATACTTTAACCCGGAAGCTGGAGACAAGGTGACAAGATGCCAAAACCAAAGCAAGCGGGGCCTCTGTCAGAGGgactgagccacacacacacacacacacacacacacacacactctgctgcaggGCTCACAGTCTGCAAACTATCAAACTGTAATTTTCACTGCTGCGACTTCCAAACTGCAGGACCCGCGGAGGGAGGCTTGAACACAACCATGTAGGCCTTAATGCTGTGATTCTGTCCTGAGagtgtggttaaaaaaaaaaatcacactgaaaatCTGAGAAATTCAAACTGCTCAAACCACAAACCAGGCATTCACGTCTTCGGTTTGTTCACTGTGAATTTGTCTTTTCCAGCTGCACAACTTCCAAACTAATTCGAGAACGTGGTGTCCCGAGTGGAATTTACATTGCATAAGCATTCCagtatcttcttttttttttttttttttttttttttttttttttgagcatcaTGCAGCTCCACACTCCGTGGTGACTCGTTCACATGACATGCTGGCATCCACAGGAAGTGAACCTGTCAATATTAAAGATATCATGTAATGTTGGTGTTTCCCCACTTCTGTCTGCTCTCTTTCCTTATTTACAGAGAGTGTGGTGCCAAACTGCATACCAAAATGTCTCACATTAGTGTTTCATTGCCCCCATATCCCATGtcttagctgttttttttgttattctttgGGTCTACTCTTTGTCCCTGTACGCTTTAAATCCACTGGTGACGGCATGTCTTTCTGCGGCGAAAAgtgaaggaataaaaaaaatgagctaGTTCTGATGACTGAAGTGCAGCCTGGTGGATTGAACCTGTGCAGAGGTGAGGAGTTCAATCTGAAAATTTaggaaaagttttgtttttgtttggcgAGAGATGCGAGTTTGCCAGCGTGGATGAACACAGTTTATAGATTTTGCGATGCAGTTTGACCCAGTTTTCTCTCTgaaggaaagacagagtgaCATGCATTAACCAGCGTGGGACACTTCACCAGTTTAACacttaaaactgttttttttttcccctttttttttccaaaagttgAAAATCCAGTGTCATGTTTTTATGGCCAAATTAAGAgaatgaagatttttttccagtctGTCGGCCACCTTGACGAGTGAGCAGCCTGATGGTTCCCGCACTGAGATGACGTGCCTTAGCTGTTTCATtacaaaaaatctccatcttaacaagtctttTAATTTCATCTccagtgttgaaatcttgtttttccttcaaacaaggtaaCAAAATCCCACTAATCAGCCCacaaggatcaagaaaatgacactagattaaaaaaaaaaaaattccagaaacaagttgatcagcgtttgaacactgaagatgagaatgAATGACGTGCTAAGATGTAGCAAgagatttttgcagtttatTTCCATTTAGCCATTTACTCGTTTCagttatctgaaaaaaaaaaaatgtaaaaaataatgataatttacaGGGATCCATGAAAACAGAGCTCACTTTTGGCCAGGCGCTTGATAAGGGTTTGTGCTGTGGTTATAATGTGTAATATCGTCATatcattttggaaaaacacagcatttttcCACGAAgccttgcacacatgcacaaggaAGTTGTCGATGCAGTTTGGTAACAGATCAGAAGCGTTCAGcggaaacaaaaaaatctccagttttatCCGACACACCTGCAGCGACATGAATGCGTCCATTTTCAGCGTGAAACCCCCTTCCCTTTGGTTTGAATATGATCACACATTCCTGATATATTATATAACTACATCtcaagacactttttttttgtatgaatgCTTTCAGTCTTCACCGACCACACAAACGCCACTATATTTATAATGCAATCCAAAAGGGAATCTATTATTTAATTCACTTGCATACCTATGCTATGAATCCATTCCAACGTATGCATATTTATGGAGTCTGAGATGCCACTCGGTCTCCTCATGTTGTACGTTTCGAGCAACACGGTGCATGTTTCTGTCGTGCTTGACTCACATCATATACATTTGataataaaaggaaaaactcaTTGAttgctgcatcttttttttacatatatgggtttgtttgtttgtgttttttatcaAGTTTGCAGCTTTGATGGAGTCATTTGTCTTTAAAGGGATCATCACTCATTTCTcatgaaaacaatttaaatgTCCTGCcagtgccgtgtgtgtgtgtggcattctGGGATACTTGAGTTTACTGCTGAGCTTTTTGGACACAGTTTCAGTCTGCATCAGTCATCAGTTCAACGTGAGctcactgatttaaaaaaaaaacaaattttttaaattacagtaaatttagaaaaaggaaagaaattcaAAAGATGCAAGAAAATACTGGCATTTATATACAGAAGAtacaaaaattacattaaattaaataaaaaaaaaaaaaaaaaaaaaaaaaaagcaccagaaTTAAATGTTTTGTCTAAAATCAGATGTTCTCCATTTTGTAgtgaaaaaatgccaaaaaaaacctttgaaaatGCTGAATAGCGTGAAATCAAAACAGACAATTGTACTTTTCCCTCAAATCTCTTAATTTTCATTGGTTTTCAAAATACTGACATGTTCTCAGACTCAATCATCtgtattttagttatttatagATAGTTATAATCCAGTAATGCATTCCAAGATTATATTTTTGGGATTATACAGTGGCTTCAATAAGGTTTTGCCTCCTGCTCATGGTTGCACACATTATGAACCACATCACCAGAGACAGTCTGCATGAGAAATGGAATATTTCTGCATCCAGTTGCCATATGGGCtttcaccactagatggcactcTTGCCTCACATTTTCAATGGCATTCTCTCTCAATCATTCACTCTGACATTACACATGAAGCTGGTTATGATCAAATAAACTAAACAGCCTGATCGAATTGAGtcacaaacaaactgtaaactgaatgtatatttttcactttcagcTAAACAGGAAACAAGCAGATGAGTTCTCCTGACAATACTCTAATTAACCATTTAATTAGCAAACTCTTCATTCAAGCAGACAGcactcaaactgtgtgtgtgtgtgtgtgtgtgtgggactctGGTTTGTTGCAGGATTTTGAGCAGTGAGCCCAGAGCTTGTGCTGCgtgactaaacaaaatgtcagcctGTGTTGATAAGAGGAAACATGATCTCTCCCCTCCAGCTCTTATCACATATTAGAAGTGATTATGTCATAAATATGAAAGTCTTCGGTTTCTATGATACAGGTCggaccagcaggaccagaaTCCTCCTGCACTCCTTCTTGACACTCCTTCCTCTTTGCTCCCTTGCttccttttcccctcccttccatccttcctccaTTTCAGCTCCAACTTCATCATAATTTAACATTAacgtttattattttttacaatcaGCTCCTTCATGCTGCACAGATAAAGCATTCAAAATTGAGTTtctcttggggaaaaaaaagcttgaaatgTGTTCATGCTCTAATATTAAAGATTTGGTGTTTGCTATCCAAGTTTcctaattccttttttttttttttttttttttttaaattgctttgtGTTTGATTAAAGCTGCACTCTGTGGATTTCCTTGCTGTTGGATCCAAGTGTtaataatcttgtttttcttccacacaaggtcaaaaatctggcactgggatgagataatcccacttggtCCCAAagttaatcaacttgtttccagaattttcttgaatcaagcgtcaTTTCCCtaatcctagtggctgatctgcctcgtttcgacagatttatacttgttctcagaaaaaagtcctgaaacaagtgggataatctcatccctctggcagattttttataccttgtttgaagaaaaacaggattttaacgCTGAAAAttggactaaatgacttgttaagatgcagatttttttccagtccATGAACTTTTGATTGACCTTTTGCATCCAGAGCCACTTGTGTCAATCAATCTGGGCCGGGTCTggtctgtgatgttttattccaaagagatgagagagaagaaaaatctaattttaagTTGTAAATTTTGATTCATCACTGCTTGTGGGTGGAGAACTGACCAAACCCGACACTAGAGTTTCACTTGGGCAAACTGGGAATCCACAATAATCCACATCATCCATTCCAGGTCATATCAAGCTGGGGAGCACGAAGGACCGCCTTTTAACCTTTCAAACTCAGCTGGTTCCTTTGGTGTGTTCGACATCGCCTCATGGCCAAGCTTCGTTCAAACCcacaggattttattttaaattctagctgagatcctgaggtttccaaagatcccaaacatgtgcagctgaattccagggaaatgtgtctaaaatgatgcacaagacatgcagatcttttctatttgatgtgatgctgcagccatgaaacaacaGCATGCtgactttgaatatttcactcaatatggatgtgacactgtGCTGctacatggatttttttttctaattttgaagctacttaagagGAAAATCTGAGTGTAGAGTTTCAGTCCTCCTTGTAACAGCAGGCATccgtcctgctgaagtgtcctgaccgtgacctctgaccttttcccCCCACAGGCATCAACATTTCACATCATTATCATCAACACAGGCCTGTTTCAGTGTGGTAATTGGATAAGCGTGAACTACATTTCCCTATATGTCGCGTTGTCCACACACGGGGCCGCGCGGCCTCGTCGTAAGCCGACCGCGGCGTCCTGACGCGGAGCAGCCGGCCGGGCCGCTCCGTGACCCGATTCCCCGAGTCTGATTGGCGTTGCGTGATTTGGCCGCTGTTCAgatatgatgatatgattgAAGCAGCCGTCACATTAAAATGTCTCCGGAGCCAGTGTCTTCTGAAAACAAACGACAATAGCGGCTTTGTGTGAATCAGCGCACACTCACCAGACCCGCAGGCTGAggcaggacagagagggagagggagggggggagagagagagagagagagagagagagagaaagagagaagaaagagagagacacctgctggatgctgctgctgctgcttacaGAAACTAGAATTGGGAAGAGCAATTTGGAAACGGCTGTATTACTACATGTTGCTTGTTGTAAAGTTGATCAtctaaaaatgtcattacattTCTTAATGTTTTTAGGTTTGTGCATAACCCTAATAAATGCATAACTTGAATTTTTGTGTGGGCGGCACGATCGGAGAGCTTGTTTCAAAAGTCATTATTGCCATTGTTAAAGATGAAACTAACATAAATAATTCGAGTACTATTCGCAGataaaattaagataattgtgcTGTTGCAGTCAGTTTTAAGTCTTGGATCAGCCAGATGCTTTAAATGTAAACTGAACTTGTTCTTTCAAAAGTCATTGtggtttttctctctctttttttttttttttttaaattttccgAATCTCACTCCAGGACTAAGcagattaattcattttaatccAAGCGTATTTAACGATTTAAACTTTGTTGTTTATATGAAGCTGTTAATATGGAGCTGCAGACAAATTTACATATTGGGCCCTGACCTTTTCTCTAAGCATAACCAAGTATTTTCAGAGGCTGGCGAGCGTGCAGCCTTCCTCGGGAAACGCTCCTTCGGGTCGTATTcgagggttggaacaaagaaCTTATGCGTTCCTGTGGATTGGaagatcatttttcattttttgtggtGCTGCTTTGcccactcacttttttttttttgcagtgaggtaTTTAAACCTTCAAGTTAAAGTATGACTATCACTGCTGAAAATACTGCAGGAAAGGAAAAGTCCTGCATTCAGATTGTTCCCTCAGTAAAAGTACTATTCTCAGTATTCTCAGTAAAATGTAGTtcagtgtgaaaagtaaaagtcattctttcagagagttaaattattgatgcatgaCCCTgtaagtattttaatgttgtagctcgAGCAGCTCCATATCCTGCTGGCTGGTTTACACATCTGATGGTTTGCATGCaaagcttcttctgcagccgtcagataaatgtagtgcaggaaaagtaaaaagtctTATTAAATTGACAAGGACCGTGCTAGAACCTTAAAACTGGATGAAATACAGGACTTTCTTACTTTCCAGGCTATTTCTGGCTCCTCAAACTCCAATAACACTTAGATTTTGCAGCTGCCAGCCTGCAAAAATTCCTTATAAAGCTTTAATTTATTGCTTTCGTGATGGTTTATTGATCCATGCTGAGAGagtctcatttttttcctcccatcaTGCCACGCAGGAAGGTCAAAAACCCATTGAAGAAGACTCTCTACTGCCTCGTATGAACCTCAGATGCACACAATAGCTTGGCCTAATTGCCTGTGGCAGTGTAGAGTGAGCTTGCACCGCTAAGCCTCTTACTGTAATGCACTTGCTGCTGAGCCGGCACCCAGAACAGAacggacgggacgggacggcgTGAGGGAACGCAGCCCCCGAGATGAGATTTTGGCAGGGAAGGTGTTGCTGTGAGAGGAGGATTTTGTGAGTTGTGAGTGGATTCACAAGTGTATGAGGTGTGTCAGAGATGCTGGGTGGAGATCTGGTGGCGGTGTGGGAGGTGGCGCTGAGCGACGGCGTGTTCAGGATTGAGTTCGCTCATGGCACCACGACGGGCAAACGAGTCGTTTGTGTCAATGGACAGGTAGGTGGATCTGGACTTTTATGTTCTGTCTGACTTCAGTTTGCTTTAAACTCTTCCCTGTTGCCTTTTGGATTACAAAAACACCTGATCTGCCAGAGTAATGTTAACATACGCCAAACTTTGTCATGTTACAGGCTCCCAAGTTGGCTTTCATTAACCTGCAGACCCCCACTGGTCTCCAACTGAGTCTCTTTTCCAGTTGAACTCTATCAATGCATgccattaaaaacagcaaaaacccTGGGAAACAATGAATATTGCACCATGAAAGATcattttaaaagatattttgttttgtggtgaGTGTGAGATTGTCTAGATGACATGCTTGGATACTGGCAAACAGATTCAAAGAgcttaaattaaaacaatgttaaaataatcactcacacATTTCTGTATTGTTTCAAATCCTGTTGATGACTCATTGGGAGACCCTCAAGGATCCCTTCAGGGACCCCTGGAACTTAGAAAACCACTGAACCAGGGAAACTGGTCAGCCAAAGCTAAAGACTGCGCCAGCGTTTATCTGGAAATTGAATCCATGCCAGGTAGTTTCCCTGACTTaaacccagtgcatgctgggataagcTCCAGGCCCCTTTgaccatgaatgaatgaatgagtgaatgaatggtaGCTGGTGTTCATCTGCCATCCTTAAAGGAGTacttatccagactgagacaagatgtttgatactgttcttacctctgtacatccagtggttcggttcctatgggtcgcatttcctgttagcttagcataaagacttgaagtctatgggagtcgttagcctggctccctcaaagtggaaaaaatgaactgTCCAGCAAATCCGAAGACGTGTATATCAAATCCACATGACTCACTGTGTGCTGTAAATGAGacagctg
The DNA window shown above is from Myripristis murdjan chromosome 2, fMyrMur1.1, whole genome shotgun sequence and carries:
- the LOC115372699 gene encoding ras-related protein ralB-A-like — encoded protein: MASGKNKNQTSLVLHKVIMVGSGGVGKSALTLQFMYDEFVEDYEPTKADSYRKKVVLDGEEVQIDILDTAGQEDYAAIRDNYFRSGEGFLLVFSITEHESFTATSEFREQILRVKEEDGIPLLLVGNKSDLENRRQVSADEATARAGEWGVQYVETSAKTRANVDKVFFDLMREVRKKKMSESKDKNGPSGKKKKQRCCIL